A single Pedobacter sp. PACM 27299 DNA region contains:
- a CDS encoding sigma-54-dependent transcriptional regulator — MIDANVLVIDDDDDILLSARLFLKQHFSQVITCKSPKEINVLLSHNDVDLILLDMNYQKGASDGREGLYWLEHILSIDKDYVVILMTAYGNVELAVQAIKKGATDFILKPWENEKLFATLSSASRLRQSNKKVKKLEKIHSSLQKDQARQFDHIVGNSEPIKHLQHTLIKVAPTDANVLILGENGTGKQVFAYELHKHSLRKNAIFMHVDLGSLNENLFESELFGYAKGAFTDAKEDKPGRFELAEGGTIFLDEIGNLSQPLQAKLLSVLQNRTVTRLGESKERKVNVRLITATNMPLNDMVAKGTFRQDLLFRINTVELLLPGLAQRGADITLLANHFLHSFSTKYHKNLYKFEPKAETLLLGYHWPGNVRELQHVIERAVIMADGIEISAHDLQLSPQKFGGSTVIQPEMGLEEMEKLMVQKAIDKHKGNISRAALELGLTRAALYRRIEKFDL; from the coding sequence ATGATAGATGCAAATGTTTTAGTAATTGATGATGACGATGATATCCTATTAAGTGCACGCTTATTTCTAAAGCAGCACTTCAGTCAGGTGATCACCTGTAAATCACCAAAAGAGATCAATGTATTATTGAGTCACAATGACGTAGACCTCATTTTGCTCGACATGAACTATCAGAAAGGGGCTAGTGATGGCCGAGAAGGATTGTACTGGCTGGAGCACATCTTATCAATTGATAAAGATTATGTCGTGATTCTGATGACTGCCTATGGAAACGTAGAACTTGCTGTTCAGGCAATCAAAAAAGGCGCGACAGACTTTATCCTGAAACCCTGGGAAAATGAAAAACTATTTGCGACCCTATCTTCTGCCTCCCGATTAAGGCAATCCAATAAAAAGGTGAAGAAACTGGAAAAGATCCATTCTTCACTGCAAAAGGATCAGGCCAGACAATTTGATCATATTGTTGGAAACTCCGAACCGATCAAACACTTACAGCACACACTGATAAAAGTGGCCCCTACCGATGCGAATGTATTGATATTGGGCGAAAACGGAACAGGTAAACAGGTATTTGCTTACGAATTGCACAAGCATTCACTAAGGAAAAACGCCATTTTCATGCATGTAGATTTAGGCTCCCTCAATGAGAACCTTTTCGAAAGTGAACTCTTTGGCTATGCTAAAGGTGCTTTTACGGATGCAAAAGAAGATAAACCCGGCAGGTTCGAACTTGCCGAGGGCGGAACGATATTTCTGGATGAGATCGGCAATTTATCCCAGCCGCTGCAAGCTAAATTATTGAGCGTACTGCAAAATAGAACCGTCACCAGATTGGGAGAAAGTAAAGAAAGAAAGGTAAATGTCAGGCTGATCACCGCCACTAACATGCCTTTAAATGATATGGTGGCAAAAGGGACTTTCCGACAAGATTTACTATTCCGCATCAATACTGTAGAACTTTTATTACCGGGATTAGCGCAGCGTGGAGCAGACATTACCCTGCTGGCCAACCACTTTCTGCATAGCTTCAGCACCAAATACCATAAAAACCTGTACAAATTTGAGCCAAAAGCGGAAACACTGCTACTGGGTTACCACTGGCCGGGAAATGTGCGAGAATTGCAGCACGTTATTGAGCGTGCCGTAATTATGGCCGATGGCATAGAGATCTCTGCACATGACCTGCAGCTGAGCCCGCAGAAATTTGGAGGCAGTACCGTCATACAGCCAGAAATGGGATTGGAAGAAATGGAAAAGCTGATGGTGCAAAAAGCAATCGATAAACATAAAGGAAACATCTCCAGAGCCGCATTGGAACTAGGCCTCACCCGTGCTGCACTCTACCGACGCATAGAAAAGTTTGACCTATGA